In the genome of Sphingomonas naphthae, one region contains:
- the recA gene encoding recombinase RecA — translation MSASLKIVAGKDTGTVERQKALEAALAQIDRAFGKGSAMRLGAKETMQVEVISTGSLGLDIALGVGGLPRGRVIEVYGPESSGKTTLALHVIAEAQKNGGTAAFVDAEHALDPVYAKKLGVNIDELIVSQPDTGEQALEIVDTLVRSNAIDVLVVDSVAALVPRAEIEGEMGDSHVGLQARLMSQSLRKLTGSISRSRCMVIFINQLRMKIGVMYGNPETTTGGNALKFYASVRLDIRRTGQIKDRDDIVGNATRVKVVKNKVAPPFKQVEFDIMYGEGISKVGEILDLGVKAGLVEKSGAWFSYDSVRIGQGRENSKTFLRENPEMMAKLEKAIRTKTDAVAEALMVGPGEDD, via the coding sequence ATGTCGGCATCACTCAAGATCGTTGCTGGTAAGGATACGGGCACAGTGGAACGGCAGAAGGCCCTCGAAGCGGCTCTCGCACAGATCGATCGCGCGTTCGGCAAGGGCTCGGCCATGCGGCTGGGCGCCAAGGAGACGATGCAGGTCGAGGTGATCTCGACCGGGTCGCTCGGCCTCGATATCGCGCTCGGCGTCGGCGGCCTGCCGCGCGGCCGCGTGATCGAGGTCTATGGCCCGGAAAGCTCGGGCAAGACCACGCTCGCCCTCCATGTCATCGCCGAGGCGCAGAAGAATGGCGGCACGGCGGCCTTCGTCGATGCCGAACATGCGCTCGATCCCGTCTATGCCAAGAAACTGGGCGTCAATATCGACGAGCTGATCGTCTCGCAGCCCGACACCGGCGAGCAGGCGCTCGAGATCGTCGATACGCTGGTGCGCTCCAACGCGATCGACGTGCTGGTGGTCGATTCGGTCGCGGCGCTGGTGCCCCGGGCCGAGATCGAGGGCGAGATGGGCGACAGCCATGTCGGCCTCCAGGCGCGGCTGATGTCGCAGTCGCTGCGCAAGCTGACCGGCTCGATCAGCCGCTCGCGCTGCATGGTGATCTTCATCAACCAGCTGCGCATGAAGATCGGCGTGATGTACGGCAATCCGGAGACAACGACCGGCGGCAACGCGCTCAAATTCTACGCCTCGGTCCGCCTCGACATCCGCCGCACCGGCCAGATCAAGGATCGCGACGATATCGTCGGCAACGCCACCCGCGTGAAGGTCGTCAAGAACAAGGTCGCCCCGCCGTTCAAGCAGGTCGAGTTCGACATCATGTATGGCGAGGGCATCTCCAAAGTTGGCGAGATTCTCGACCTCGGCGTGAAGGCTGGGCTCGTCGAGAAATCGGGCGCCTGGTTCTCCTACGACAGCGTCCGAATCGGCCAGGGCCGCGAGAATTCGAAAACCTTCCTGCGCGAAAATCCCGAGATGATGGCCAAGCTGGAAAAGGCCATCCGCACCAAGACCGACGCGGTCGCCGAAGCGCTGATGGTGGGGCCGGGCGAGGACGATTGA